GGACCAAGGTCCTGAAGCATTGACCACTATTGGAGTATTAATCGTTCCTTTATCAGTAACTACAGCAGATACTTTATTTCCATTTAAGATTATCTGCTTTGCTTCAGTGTACCTGAAAATCTTAACACCAGCCCCCTCAGCCGCCTTTGCATAAGCGAAATTAGTCCTAAATGGATTTGCATGACCATCGGTGGGACAGTAGGTTGCTTTGATAAAAGTATCTGTATTAATAGGCGGACAGATTTCACGAGCTTCCTGGCGAGAGACAAACCTACTTGGAATTCCCACAGAATTCTGAATTTTGATGTTCTGCTCGAACTGCTGAACCTGCGCATCATTGTGAGCTAGTATCAAATAACCGCCTTGCCGGAATTCAATATCGTAATCCAATTCATCGCTAAGATTTTCGAAAATATCCACCGAACCTTTTGCCAAACGACAGTTCATTTCAAGACCCCACTGCTGACGCACTCCTGCACCGCAACGGCCGGTAGAACCACTGGAAAGGTAACTCTTCTCTAGAATCACAATATCTTTAATACCACGCTTGGTGAGTTCATAGGCTATGGCCGAACCAACGACCCCTCCTCCAACAATTACGACTTCCGCACTTCTTGGCACTTCGTTCATTCTTGCCCCCTTTCACTTCCTTTAGCAATTGCTGAAAAAGTAGTAACTTGAGTTGGAGGCCTTTTAGATGGTAATTCCAATTCGTTTATCTCCTTCTTGAGATACTTTGCAAGCTCTTTGCGAATTATTGGAAGACAGGTTCTACCTCCACAAGGCCCCATACCTACCCTAAGAAATCTTTTAAGTTCCTCAAAATCGGTATAGCCATCGGAAATAGCCTTCCTTATCTCCTTCAACGATACATCTTCGCATCTACAAATAATAATATCTTCTTTATCCATAAGATTACTCCTTAAAGTTAGAACATAGATTATAAATGGGCCGGGCTTTTAGGTCAAGTTCAATCGAAGCAAACCCAAAAATTAAAAAATAGAAAAGGCCGCCTAAAAGGCGGCCTTTAAAGAAACCCCAAATGAAATGGTCTAAGGAGTTGAAGTCCTGGCTTTTAAGTCAATTCTAATGGTCTGGTCGAATATCCATGTTGTAACATCGGAAGGTGTCTTAAGCTGAAGCCACAGGTTCTCCGTCCGATACACACTATCTGCACTTGCTCCCTGAATATTAAAGCCCCCGGGGCCAAAAAGGGTATCTGGATCGGCAGCTCTACCCGAAGCCCAAGTATAACCACTATCATATATGGCATCGCTAAGCTCATATAGAATAGGAGGATGGATATTATCATTAAAACGCGCACGGAGTGCATATTTATCTATACCACGGACTGTGCCTAGGTCCCAACCGGTAGAAGGATTACCTTTGATCCCAATATCGATGGTTTCAGTTCCGGTGTTTTTAACAATGAAAACGCTAGCGCTATCTGCGGAAACAGTGGCATTTAAGCCAACAGAATCCAGAATCGTCCAATCGTTTTCGTCGTCATAGTTATAAACAATCCATTCGAGAGTCTGTTCATTATACTTAGCCCAAGCCTGCCATGTCGCAGGCCATTCTTCAACATTGCCAGCGAGGTCATAAGCTCGACATATGAAATAATAAACAGTATCATCGAAAACTGTATCAGGAACAAAGGGGCCAAACATGGAACTGGTTAAGCTGGTATTCAAATACCAATCTTCCCAAACCCCAGTGGGTCCGCGACGGAACCTAACATCATAATAACGAATACCCCATCCAATACCATCGCTGGTAGTAGTATCAGCTCCACCCCATGCTATAATGAAATTTGGAGCGCTAGAGATAGTATCAGCACCAAGGTCATCCACAGAAGTTATTGGAGTTTGTTCATCCCATTCGACTTTACGGTAACCCGGCCTATTGATGTAAGTAGTGCCGTCAGTTAAAAAAGAATCGGTAACATAACTGGCGTAACCAAGGTTATCAGTAAGTTGATACCCACTGCCAGATACTCTCGGCTCGGTTTCGGTTCCACCATTAGTGTAGGATCCCCACCTTAATTGATAAGGTCCACCGGTTGGCCACGCCATACATAATCCAGCAAAAAGCATAACGCCCATTGTTACTAAGAAACTATTTTTCATACTATATCCCTTCATATTTTAATCAAATATACGAAACAATATTCCTTCTTGCAAGTTAATTATGGCAATTGCCCTACTTGAGGAGCTCCAACCCAAATAATACCCGAACTTGTTGTATTCAACGCGCCGGGAACCGGAGAAAACGCCGAGCTATATGTATCAACCACATTGTGGCTGACTACCAGGGCGCAACCCAAATTGCTTAAGTCAACACCCATTCCGCCGG
The nucleotide sequence above comes from bacterium. Encoded proteins:
- a CDS encoding FAD-binding oxidoreductase, whose translation is MPRSAEVVIVGGGVVGSAIAYELTKRGIKDIVILEKSYLSSGSTGRCGAGVRQQWGLEMNCRLAKGSVDIFENLSDELDYDIEFRQGGYLILAHNDAQVQQFEQNIKIQNSVGIPSRFVSRQEAREICPPINTDTFIKATYCPTDGHANPFRTNFAYAKAAEGAGVKIFRYTEAKQIILNGNKVSAVVTDKGTINTPIVVNASGPWSKEVAALAGIDIPTYSERHQCLVSEPIEPMFETMVISFQIGIYLQQVPHGNFVMGIGETEEPSYNMRSSWQWLEFMTGELLDVLPVVKNLRLVRQWGGSYNRTPDAAPILGEHSQVEGFINAVGFSGHGFMIAPMTAVCIAQSIVGKNPPVDISPLSADRFHKGEMIIEPSVVG
- a CDS encoding (2Fe-2S)-binding protein; the protein is MDKEDIIICRCEDVSLKEIRKAISDGYTDFEELKRFLRVGMGPCGGRTCLPIIRKELAKYLKKEINELELPSKRPPTQVTTFSAIAKGSERGQE